CGAAACGGCCCTGCGCGGCTTCTCCCGCCGTGAGGTGGAGGCCTACCTCGAGCTCATCGCTGGCGAATTCGAGGAGGTGGTGAAGGAGAACATCGCGCTCAAGGAGGAAGTGAAGCGCACCCAGTTCAAGGTCGAACAGCACCAGGAACGGGAACGCACCCTCCAGGAGACGATGGTCACCGCCCAGCGCATCAGCGAGGACCTGAAGGACGCCGCGAAGAAGGAAGCGGAAATCATCATCGCGGACGCCGAACATCAGGCGGAGAAGATTGTCCACGGCGCCCACCAGCGGCTGGTGCAGGTGGTGGAGGACATCAACGAGCTGAAGCGCCAGCGCACCCAGTTCGAGTCGCAGGTCCGCTCGGTGCTGGAGGCGCACCAGAAGCTGCTGGAGACCTTCAAGAGCCCCACGTTCGCGGACCGCGACTACGCGCGCGTCGAGGACAACGTGGCGTACCTGTCCCAGAAGAAGGCCAACGCCGACTCCTGACGCACCGCGCTGCGCCCACCACGGGCGCGGAGGTTGCGGCAACCAGGGGCGAGGCTGTTATGTCAGTGGAACGTGAGGCCGTCGCACATGCGCCACCTGCTTGTTCTGCTCCTGCTGCTGGCCGCCCCGCTCGCCCGGGCGCAAGAGCCCGGCGGCGCCCACGGCACCCACGCGCATGACGTGGTGTACGACGCCGCGCTGGTGCCGCTCACGCCCCCGCCCGTCGTCAGCGGCGAACTCACGACGAAGCGCTTCCGCATCCTCCACACGGCCGCCGCCACTGGCGCCGCGCACGAGCTGTCCCGTCACATCGAAGGCGTCCGGGACACCTTTGGCACCATCCTGGGCAAGGACTGGCCGGGGGTGACGGAGATTCGCCTGGGCGTGGGCCGCTCGGAGTTCGAGGCCCTGGCGCTGCCCGGCGGCAAGCCTCCCGGCTGGGCCGTGGCCCTGGCCTACCCCGTCCACCAAATCATCCTCCTGGACGCGCTCAGCCTGAATGCCCCGGACGGACAGCAGACGCTGCGCCATGAGCTGGCCCACGTCGCGCTGGGGCAACTGGCCCCGCAGTGGCCCCGCTGGTTCCAGGAGGGCGTGGCCCAGAACGTCACCGGGGAGCGGTACTCCATCACGCACTACGGCGCCCTCTTCCGCGCCGTGACACAGGAGCGCGTCTTCCACTTCGAGCACCTGGACCGGGCCTGGCCGGATGTCCCCTCCGACGTGGAGATTGCCTACGCGCAGAGCGCCGCCTTCGTGGCGCACCTGTCCGCGAAGTTCGGCCCGCTGGCCATGGCCGCGCTCGTGGAGGGCGTGGCGCGCGGCGAGCCCTTCGAAACCGCCTTCGGCAAGGCCTTCCGCACCTCGCTGCTGGTGGAGGAGACGGATTGGCGGGAAGGCCTGGCCGCGCGCTACGGCTGGCTGCCGCTCACCACCAGCTCCGCGCTGGTGTGGCTGGGCGCCTCCTTCCTCTGCGTGGCCGCCTACGCCCGCCGCCGCCAGCAGCGCGCCGCGAAGCTGGCGGAGATGGCCGCCCAGGACGCCGCCGAGGACGCCACCCTGCGCCTGCTGGCCGCCCAGGCCGCGGCGGCCAACGCCCAGGCCGAGGCGTCGCTGGCCAGCACCACGGACGCGACGTGGCCGGACTGGCCCGCGGGTCCTCCGGGCGCGGAGGGCCACGAGCCCGCGCACGAGTCCGACGCCGCGCTCGCGGAGGGTGCGGCAGCCGACTTCCCAGGGGACCTGGACGACGAGGAAGGCCCCCACGGCCGCCCGCCCAAGCCCACGCTGCACTGAGTCCTCCCGACCCGGTAGGACTGCAATCCCCGCCCTGTAGTTTCTACCGCGCTCCCGCCCCTCTGCCTGCTCGCCACTCCGGGCCAACCCGCTGAATTCATTGGAGTCTGGGACTCCAAAGGCGTTGGCAGCCGGATTGCTATGACCTCCGTACGCGATGCGGAAGGCACTGGACATGAGCGAGCGTGGACGTAAGGCAGCCGTGCTGGCGCGGTTCTTCCGCCAGCAACCGGATCGAATCTCGGCGCTGTGGCGGAGGATGGTGTTGGCGGCGCCCGAAACGGACGTCTCCCAGGGCATGCCCACCCAGTTGGACAACCTGGTGGAGCCCTTCATCCGCGAGCTGGGCAAGACGCTCGCCGGTGAGGAGTCGAGCCCCTGGAGCCGCACGCGCGCGGTGCTGCGCCTGTCGCCGCACCGGGGGGCCCGCGCCCTCTATGACGAATTCGCGGCGCTTCGGCGCTGCCTGGTGGACGCCTCCGAGGTGCTGGGTGGCGGGGATTGGGAACGCGAGCGCATCAACCGCGCGGTCGACGAGGCCGTGGACTCCGCGGTGGCGCTGCTTCAACGGATGAAGGACCCGCGGGCGGATGGGCCGCGAGTTCCCTTCGGTGGGCTGGTCGTCGAGTACTTCGAGCGTCCTTCGCGGACGCGGCGCGTGTCTCCGGACACGGGAGATGGACGTACGGCAATGCACTGAGGGCGTGTAGGGGTTGGCCGGCCCGTTCGACTTGACGCTTCCGGCAACGGGAGCGTCCGAGACCGGCGGGAGGGAGTGCGCCTGGGTGGGGGCCCATGGCGCGCTTGTGGGAAGTCGCGCTCCCGCTGGGGAGTGGTGAGCGCGCACCGCGAGCCGCTGGCAAGACGTGTGGATGGGGGTCCACACGACTCGCCGGTCGGACGGGTCGGCGCATTTGTCGAAGTGTGCAGTGGCGGCCGTGGGGGCCGTGGGGTGCAGCATCCGGGAGGGGCGCCTACGGGGGTGGGCGCTCCTCCCGTCTTTTTTGGAGCGTCAGTGCGCGTCCGCCCAGCTCCGGCC
This genomic window from Myxococcus hansupus contains:
- a CDS encoding peptidase MA family metallohydrolase, which produces MRHLLVLLLLLAAPLARAQEPGGAHGTHAHDVVYDAALVPLTPPPVVSGELTTKRFRILHTAAATGAAHELSRHIEGVRDTFGTILGKDWPGVTEIRLGVGRSEFEALALPGGKPPGWAVALAYPVHQIILLDALSLNAPDGQQTLRHELAHVALGQLAPQWPRWFQEGVAQNVTGERYSITHYGALFRAVTQERVFHFEHLDRAWPDVPSDVEIAYAQSAAFVAHLSAKFGPLAMAALVEGVARGEPFETAFGKAFRTSLLVEETDWREGLAARYGWLPLTTSSALVWLGASFLCVAAYARRRQQRAAKLAEMAAQDAAEDATLRLLAAQAAAANAQAEASLASTTDATWPDWPAGPPGAEGHEPAHESDAALAEGAAADFPGDLDDEEGPHGRPPKPTLH
- a CDS encoding DivIVA domain-containing protein, with the translated sequence MKITPLDIRQKRFETALRGFSRREVEAYLELIAGEFEEVVKENIALKEEVKRTQFKVEQHQERERTLQETMVTAQRISEDLKDAAKKEAEIIIADAEHQAEKIVHGAHQRLVQVVEDINELKRQRTQFESQVRSVLEAHQKLLETFKSPTFADRDYARVEDNVAYLSQKKANADS